The following proteins are encoded in a genomic region of Halomicroarcula saliterrae:
- a CDS encoding PRC-barrel domain-containing protein gives MIYILAVSPILASRLSDKQVMSTDGQHVGQVHNITVDVESGDLETLVIKTERSEIFGIEQAADGHIRLPATVLESVRDHLIITPPNGAGD, from the coding sequence ATGATATACATATTAGCTGTGTCCCCAATACTTGCAAGCAGGCTCTCCGACAAGCAGGTAATGAGCACAGACGGCCAACACGTTGGTCAAGTACACAACATTACAGTGGATGTCGAGTCCGGCGACCTGGAGACTCTTGTAATCAAAACTGAGCGAAGCGAAATATTCGGGATAGAGCAGGCTGCTGACGGCCACATACGTCTGCCTGCAACCGTACTCGAATCGGTTCGCGACCATCTCATCATCACCCCGCCGAACGGAGCGGGCGACTAG